The following is a genomic window from Labrus bergylta chromosome 2, fLabBer1.1, whole genome shotgun sequence.
CCTGCTGGTCTGATAATTCCAACTCACTCTGTATAACTGAGGGAAACCAAGCCACAATGCCTTGCCACTCTATTATCATTTCCCTGCCTTTAGCTTCACCATTGGTATTAAATCACCTTTCACCTCAGTGTGCAGCTTTTTTAGGGGCTGAAGacttctgtgtatgtgtgtgtgtgtgtgtgtgtgtgtgtgtgtgtgtgtgtgtgtgtgtgttttattgaatcTTCAAAGTACTGAATATCCATGGTAATTAACTTTCCTTTGTGCTACACCCTCCCGGGACACACTGCACACTTTGCATAGTCAAGGGTACTTTGTAGCTGCCTAAATCTTCTCGCTATTGGGAGACTCCTGTGCCTCAAGCTCCCCTGACACCCCTatctgataaaaaataaagggaATCCAGAGGGTGCCAACAGGTCTAAATGTTtaatagattttttattttacgtGTAATAATCTGGTAATCAGAGGTTCAGGGGGGTTACATCTATCACTGAGGGAACAAATGAAAGTCTTATTGTGTCCCGCTTGCTTTCACCTCGAGAGGAAATGTGAAGCAGATAAATGATGGCCTTGTTTCAGCAGAGGCGCAATCCATTGCCAACGATTTGTGGCCAACAAAGTAATTTCGATACCATTCTTTGTATTGATAGATGGGACCTAAATTTAATAAAGAGCCAATTTACTGAGGGGTAGAGGAATGGAACAGCAGCTATCTTCCtccctttttcccctctttgcCTCCCTCCTACAATCCAGCTCAAAATTAGATGGACGAAAAGCGAAAAGGACAAACAGCacaaaagatgatgtttttGACAAAGCTTTGCCTCAAACTACCACCATTACTCTTCAATGCCTATAATCCTGGTGGGCTGTTTTCTGACATACAGTATGGGGGAGGTCAAATTACTGTACAGATGTGAAATGGTTGCGCCTTATTTCATGCTATGGGGTCAAGTTTTAAGATTAATTGaggactcaaaacaaaaaaagagtatCTCGGCTCAGCGGTACAACTTGCATTTCCTTGATTTCCTGAGGGAGAATGCAGAAACAACAGTGGCTTAGGGGATTTTAGCAAAGCAGTTTTCAACATCTTTTTTGATTAATTACAGAAATGCAACAATGGGAATGACATTGACTCTATGTGTCACATTAATGTTCAAAAACCTCCTGAAGAACCTACATTAATACAGCACCTCATGCCAAATACATGGATGTTTCTTTCCATCCGTTTTTTACTGTTGTCTTACAGAAACAGTATGCTCTTGTGACCACATGGTGGCAGAGGTTCAAATTACCTTCAGAGCGGAAAAAAGAGATTGTCTGCTTCACTGGGGAAGCCTGACAGGTGTGTGCACAAAGACTGAGGAAACTAATCACTGGCAGATTAGTAAAAGGAGAGTTAAAGTGGATTATTCATAAACGCATGGCTCCAAAATAGAGAGTAAATTAAGTGTGATTGGAAAATTGCAGAAGACACTGACACACGGTCCCATTACAAAGATGAGCGTGAGCTGCTTTCCGTTCAGGGAGCAATGCTTTATTGACGGGATGACTTGGGTGTGAAAATAATACTTGTCTTGAATCGAAATGAATCAAATCTTCATTAAATGACTGCACACTGTTTTCCTCTTCAGGTGAGGAGatctgtgtgtcagacagaTTAACAcagtattgtgtgtttgttggtgttcCTGCACAGCATGTCTGCATTAACATGATGGGTTTTTGTTTGCTGTCATGCATGTGTAAAACTGTGCACTCACGCATGTGCTGTATCGTAACAGATGTGTGCCATTGATTCCAAGCTCAGGGACTTTATGTGTTGGCCTGTGCTGCACTGCTGCCACCTACAGACAGAGTTTATATAAACCATTATCAGCAAGCAGACTGGATACTGTACTTCAGGTCCATAATACACACACCTCCACAAAGCATTAACATTATGTATATGTCCGTGTCTAACATGGATAAAACCCTTTCTAAACAACACATTCTTCATTTTAGATGCCTCTTTGTCAAAAATACAAGCACACAATAAGCTTTATTTAGTGATCTCTTTAGGGTGACCGTAACAACTGCAAacagaaagtgtttttcttGTTACTGAAAATCCCGATATTGAAGTCTGTTTTTTAGCATTTATCTTCACACTGAAACATTCCATATTCAACACAtccttctgtgtttttatacaattcattgtgaataaaaatacaaaaaaaaggattttgttGCATTTGCAGGTGgttctaaagaaaaaaaagattgtgtcCGTTTGACTAATGTTTCTTCCTCAGACATTTGTATTGCTTTCCAAAATACAGTATGTCAGCAAGAACCCTTTTTTGGTTAAAATGCACtgtcatttaaaatatgtaGTGATCAAAACCAGGCAGACtgatgtgttaaaaaatgacGTCTTTTGTAAGCACTCCTCAACGATTCTCAAAGCGAGCCATCTGTCACCAAACCCAGACACAGCAGGGGTTTCTTTGCTAAACAGGACAAATGAGACTGTTAGCAGCCAGATGCTGTCAGCAGGATGGAGTAGTTTTCCAaaatagaaaaaggaaacatcTGAAAGCTGCTGTCTCAGACTGATGTGCCATATGGACAAAAAATACGTGTTTTTGGAACTGAAAGgcacttaaaatataaaacgGTAATCAGATTATGATCTCCAGAAGAATGGGACATAATGACAAACAAGCAGGGTGTCTAttcagaaataaatatttattttaagtctGTGCTGATTCAGTTTTCTGTGCTCGCTGCCAGATGTTGTTGAATTCCCATGTGTCATATTAAGCCCTACAGGTGAGTGCTTACATTTCAGGACACACAAATAGACTCACAGCAACATTAGAGTAAATATTGTACTCTGACTTACAATAAGTAAAATGACAGACTATTAATTTCCATCcataaatgcaaaaaacacattcattatcgctgtatgttttattgtattgataAGAGAAGAACAAGAAATGTCAAGAGTTGTTTTGTTCAAATTAtagatttgaaagaaaatattctcataaatataatttaaaaacaaactccaTGTGAAGTCAATGGATCAAACAaatagacttaaaaaaaaaaaaaaaaaaccgtaGAGGGGAACCTTTGTTACAACTGTGTTTCAAACCGGAATGAGATCACCGTGGGACTGAAATAGGCGCTTGTTGTTAAGGGCTTCCTCTGCTGATCATCGGCGTGTGTGtacgttttgtttttaaccctgTCTTGTTGTTAATATAccttttaattcattatttggTAGGTAAAGAGTGAAACATTTAGCTAGAAATGCTACGTATTTATCTCGTTTATCTACCTAACTAGCAAACGCCAAACTTGTGTAATGTATTTTAATAAAcgataaatataataataataataataatataataataatgatgataataatgataataataataataatattataataaatataatagaatagctgtattaatttaaataaaactgtgCTTATAATTAAAGTTGAACATGAGCAGTGCGAGCGGAAatgatattaaataaataaatattctgcaAAACGTTGTTTAGGTTATTAATTTTGCTTAGtgaacacattttcagaggatatCAGTCAGCTGAAGTTCAGAGATAAGGTGAAGCTGTGTGTGACTCACATTGACACACCCAGCTGatcacttgtgtgtgtgtttgttggtgtttttgacTAGTTCCGTGCTGCTGAGAGCGGAGGAGCCATGCCTTTCCTTCACGGGTTTCGACGCATTATTTATGAGTACCAGCCGCTGGTGGACGCTGTGATGTGTGTCGTCGGACTGGAGGAGGGGGGTGCTGCTGCTCACGTGGACAGGTAACACTTAAGGCGTCGTCATGGGGCGTCGTCAGGACCTCCGGGCccccatgaaaagatatcacattGGGACCCCTACCACAGCCCAAACTAACCCTGGAGAATTTCTATAACCTCACCtccatcacacaaatgacccataaagactttaaacatctatgttttgttttacacCCTGAACATGGAAGATAAGTAATCTCTGTCATGTTTCCTCATAGTTTAAAGTAACTTACATTTTGTGATATATGCACCTTTCAGACATTTGAACAATTTCTAGCAgcattgttttactttttaacttGCTATTATTCATGCTCTAAAGGCTTTGACTGTCTAAAAGTGATCTTATTTGTTATCTTATTGAATTAGAAATTATTCTGGCGTTAATGATAAACTGTAAATgcacaataaatctgatttagATTCTGCCACACTTGTCGGCATCACTTTAAAATGTGGCTGTAATAGTTCTTCTCAGTTCTGAGTTTACTTTGATTCTTCTAACATTGCATCATGATTTGTCTCACCTGAtgttaaacatgttgttttgtagGCAGAAGCTGCAGACTCAGTTTTAGTGCTAGCGCGACAACATTGACATCATCTGAATTTACAGTTTACAATGAATCTGTTGATATCAAAGATGATACTCTAGCTCGCAAGTAGATCCAAACGATATGCTTGGCTGAATTCAGCTGTTTTAATCTTCTCTCGTTCTCACGCTGAGGTGTGCTCACTCTTCTGTTCTGAGGCTGGTATTACCTTAAATCATTCTTAAACTGTGTAAGTTGTGCCCACCTCTCTTTTGAAAGAATCTTGTTAAAAGCTGTTTTCCTtcagctttctttctttctcctttctcctttctttcccctttttttggggggggggagacatgGTGCTGCAGTTTGCGAGTAGTGTTatcactttgaatgttaagCTGTGCTCCGAGTTTGATTTCAGTGTACGTGTTTTATGAAACTCGGGAAAGACGTTTTGCAACAAAAATTATACCATTTTATGTAGACTGACAAGAACAAAAGTGACTTCCTCATGTTTGAGTCCTAACTGAAATATATGGCTCTGTTTGTTGTACTTGCACTATGAAATGAAAACCTCTTCTAGTGTTTGATGGGAACGCTTGAGGCAGGTTACACACAGTTAGGATTGTATACAGTGCTTGTGTCTGCTTTTCCATCCAGGGGCCGGAGCCCTGATGAAGAAGCTGGTCTTCGTAAGTCGCTAACAGAGCTTTTGGAGCGGGAGTCCCACTCAGAAGTTTTTCTGGAAGGCATCAGCTACGCCCTGTTCAAGGTGGCAGAACGAGGGCTGGTGTACGCAGCTGAAACCCTCCTGCGCTACGGAGCTGATCTAAACTTTGAAGGTGAGGAATGCAAACTTGGTAAACATATGTACTTCTGCTTGTTACTCCGGCTATTGCACTTATTCCTACTTGACCTATAGTGCAGTATGCAAAATGTAGCATTGCTATTAGTCTACAAAGGATTGTTTAATTCCTTGCCTTAGTTTGAATAATCTAATTAATGGATTCATTTGGTCACACTTCTCCTATCTCTTTTTTCTGAAACAGCAGGAATATACTTTTAGTATAATTTTTGAAAGCCAAATGCActttataaacacattgaaaGTCTTCAGACCCGCCAAAACTTTATTCAttcaaaggattttttttgtgttgaccAGGAACTAGCCCTAGCACTATGAATCTATTCGACTACACTCTCAATGTGCGACTGTGGGGTCTTGGCAATATTCTCACCGAGTCCTCATGAATGCATCAGAACATCTGATGACAGATTGTACATCTAAACATGAGCAGAGCCGCCCGCCATctctttttatgtattttaaatataataaaaatacatttcccttGTGTAAATTGCTCCGGAAAGTGCAGTAAGCCTTACCGCTGATATGAAATCTGCCAGGGCTCATCCAAACTTATCTGTGGTGACCTCTTGTGCTCTTAAAAATGTCTCTCCCCAGGGACATAATTAGTGGATcctggcagaggctgctttattcatctttcactttttttttgaatgCCTCTTTCTAGAAAGTTATCACCGACGAATGTTCCCATATAGCTtagaaaaatgttcaagttcTGTTCTTCATTCTAATTTAGGTTGTTtgccatctttttttgtttgagttaAGAGTCTACGAGTGTGTGCAAGCTGTCAGAGGCTCAGCTCTTAAGTTTGAGCAGATGTAGTTATGACAGAGGGTGATCCTGTAAGTGGCACTTAATGATCTGATCGTTATTAAAGAAAGATTGTCAGATATACATAGACACATGCAGTGACTAGCAGTCAGTGCCTAATAGGAAACCACAGTCAGATACATGCAGCTCCCTTACATGTGAAACAAAGAGTAAGACTTTATTATCCTCTTTCTGCCGGGAATGAAAAGAGCATATCTTACTGCAGCTTGAGGAGACATACACATGCTGTATTTGAAACCCTCATTATagacaaaaaaactcaaacttaTAGAGAAGAAAATCCTTTGAAACATGTCTCaagatgtgttgtttgtttctgaaaacatttctgcagtgTTACAGCTCTGAGCTGATGTAATGCATTTGTGTTGCAGTGAGAGTATGTTTGCTTGGCTTCTATATGTTTGCTTTtcctttctgtatttctttattttttcagtttttgtaaaGCGTTTCTATTGGTGAACAGGTTTTCTCATTTCTCAAGATGCTGTGCCTCCTCGTCATTGTAGATTTGACAGAGATAGAGTTGTGCCcagacatttaaagaaactGAAATATCGTTAGCAACCTTCATTTGTCTTGTATATTTTGTATCTATGTTCAGAAGTGAACTTGTTTAACATGAatatttgtttcctctctgcagatCCGGTGTCTTACTACAACCCGTTACATATCGCCGTTTTGAGGAACAGGCCGAGCATGGTGAAGATGCTTGTTGGCCACGGAGCCGACATTGAAAAGCGAGACCGGGTGAGGCGATTGTCAGACTTTTGTATTGGCCTGTCTTTACTCATTATATCACCTCTGTTTACTCGATCTGTAAACCTATCATTGTCAGATACCAGCAATCATCGTCTATCATCGTCTGATAGATAATACATTCCTCCGGGAACCGATGCAAATTTTCTATGTAGTTCTGTTGAAGCCAAGTCAAGTCAGTCAGCAATAAACAACTTCCCGGCAAGACTTCATTTTTCCATGCCGACAAAGCTGTCATTTTTTCGTCCATAACACCCCGGAGTAGTGCGCCTGTTCATCTGCTGAGTCTCAGTTCAACATTGATACGCTTTACATCGGCTTCCCTCAGACAGTATAATCAGCCCAAAAAGAAACTTCTTTTGTGATTAACAGGAAATTAGTTTGCTGAAATAACAACATtgtgatgcagatttgtaaaaagtaaaatgttaaGCTTTGTCAGGTCGAGAGAAGAAATCAACTTGTAAGATGATTGTTTGCTGAGTGGAGGTCAGAGcgatcatttctgatgcatttcaGGGAGTTAGAGGTGGGCTTTAACGACATCGAGCAGATGTGTGGCTCAAGTTAAAATTTTTGCTCTAATATGGTGAGTTAGCTGCACTTTAATGTAGATATGTGTTTATATAGATGATAATAATCATAAGAATACTGCCAATAGGAGCTGGTATGTCATTATTGTGGATAATGCATAATACAGCTCCAACTAATGTATTACAAAAGGAAACCAGAACATTTCCCCGTGCTGAAAATTTAGCCCACCATTGTAGAATCTATAAATACAGATTACTGATTACTTGCATTTCAagtaaatgatgtatgtttTAACTTTCAGATCCATGAGAGCAGTCCTCTGGATCTTGCCGGTGAGGAATCAGAACGGCTCCCCTGCCTGCTCACCCTGCTGGACCTGGGTGCTGATGTGAATGCAAGAGATAAACATGGTACATCTACATTTATTggcctgatttaaaaaaaacttcttctttttttaaactttttttttaaatctcatttaATCATTCTGAAAACGTATTTCTTTGGTGTTTCCCCCTCAAGGAAAAACACCTTTACTCCACGCCTTGGCGAGCAGCGATGGACTCACCGTgcacaacacagagagcatccAGCACCTACTTGAGAGAGGTACTGTCTGTATTCACTTTGTACTCttgtctgattttgtttttttaacataccCCCTCAAACAGGATCAAGGTTAAATCACAGCATTCTTAAACTTGTGTTGATATTTAGTACCTGTCGTCCACCTGTACGCATGTTGAGATCAGAGTATAAAGTTGTTGTCAGGctgaaaaatgtgcaaacactTTGGAGTCAAACCAATCCTGTTATACTGACATGAAGCGACAGACTGACAAGATTTTCAATGCAGCATGCTGAGGGCTAAAAGTATCCCTCCGTATTCTTTCTATACTAGTCGTAAAATAATGTGCCCTCTAAATACAAAATGACCTTCATGTAGACTCATTCTCTTCCTTTGAGTTTTTATATCCAGTGTTCTTGAACCCACAAAAGCCACACAAAAACCTTGATATTTATTATTACCGACTAAAAGACAGTCTTCATTGAGAAAATGTGGAGAGACCAATTTCAGTTCCTCAAGATCAAGTGACTCACTTGGCTTTAAGGATCCCAAACACAAACTGCCTGCTTTGAATTAGAAGAGACAATCAAAGCAGCATctcacatcagacacaaagcACCAGCTTTtcatttgaagacattttttatcaATGATGCCGTAAAACCTGTGGGAGATATAATCCCAAGTATTCAAttgaacagagaaacagagagtgCATTTCCCCATCTGTTGGATGAAAAAGCAAAAGTAAATTGCTTTTCATTGAGTTGATAAAGAATTCATGAACTGATTTTTGTCAATTAGAGAAGGTTAACAGTTAGTTTAACAGCGACAGTAggtcagtctgtagggacttgggttgggaacccgagggtcgctggttcaagtcctggtgcggaccaaatatgtaagttggtctggtagctggagaggtgccagatcacctccacTGCCGAGGTTGatcaaggcaccaaaccccctccccaccaccagctcaggagcgcccgctgtgggcagctccgtcactctgacatctctccattagtgcatgtccataggatcctgtttgttcatgtgtatatttcagtgtgtgttgcatgacttacagagtgtaaaaacagaatttccccttgcggggaccTTACTTTAGGATTTATATCAAAGCATAGAGGGGACGTAAGgacctttttttctgaaagtaGTTCCTTATTGGTTTTTTTGAGCTTGAAtaaggttttttatttatttatattatctGGGAAAAATGTCAACTCttttttgtagaaaataaaGCACACCACTGGGGGGCGCCACTTCAGCTCAATTGATAGAGCATGCACCCCAAGTGCAGAGGCTCCTCACCACAGGCCTTcagctgcatgtcatcctcacTCTCTTCTACCAATATTTCCCGTCTTTCTTCATCCGTCaaacaaaattattttataattgaataatacttttttttttttaaatctttaagaaAAGAGAATACACACCATTGATTGTACtcatttgtctttgttataCTGAGGACTAAAATGCTTGTTAAGAGTTGTCTTGTCTCATGCAGGTCTGGAGAAGTTTTttcaaatttaagaaaaaagtcATAGTGTCATAAATGTCATAGTGATGTCATTGGTGGAGTGTCTTGATTTTGAGCCTGCATTTCAAGTTGTGGTCATAAAGTAGAAATACACAAGACGTAACCAGCCACAGAGTGTCTCATGAAAGATTCTCTGGAGTTTTATAATGAAAAAGAATTACAAGTCCCAGGGTTTGTAGAGCTTAGCTGATAACTCAAATCCAggatcaatcttttttttcctgcaatttCTCAATCTCTATGGGATTAAAATAGGGGACTCGTGTGTATACTTTGGTAAATCTTAGCAGTTCACATCACCTAAGAAACATGTTCTTGTGATGGAATAACATTCAGTGACTGTTTGTGATCACTCCTGTGGTTCTCAGTGATGCTGTCTTCCCTGCAGGTGCTGATGTAAACGCTTCCACCGTAGACGGTGAAACAGTGAAGTCCTCGTTGGTATTTCTGGTGAAGGAGGCTCTGGATGCCAGTGTGGAGGACGCCGCTGAGATTGGTAACTTCTGCTTGAAAGCCACGCGGCTGCTGTTGGCTCACGGCCTCGACCCCAGCTGCTGTATGAATGAGGATGGCGAGCCCTCGCTGACGCAGACCAGCCTGGAGCACTTTGACCTGTTCTTCCCTCTGGCTGTGCTCTTGATCCAAAGCGGAGCTTCTCTGGTTTGCTCCTATCACGGCGACTCGTGTTGGTCCGGTTACAGCCTCCTTTTGCAGCGGCTCCACACTTCCCTGCAGCAGTGCTCGGATCAAAGTCAGGCCTCCGAGCTCCTGGAGCAAGCCGAGGTGTTACTCGACTTAGCAATGGTTGACGTTCCCCTGCTGCAACTGTCTCCACAGCTGGAGCTCCCCGCACCTGGTCAGGACCCCCATCCCTATGCTCAGGCTCTGGTGGATCTGCACAACCGCGCTGTACAGCGTGACGCCAACCCTCCTGCTCTGCGATGTCTCTGTAGGGCGTTCATAAGGAGCCACCTTCAGCCTTGGCCCCTTGAAGACAGAGTGAAACTTTTACCATTACCGGACAGAATGAAAGACTTTCTTCTTCCTGAGAACTCGTATACCCCAAAGCCTGGCTGGGAACACTTCAAGCCCAAACAAACCCAGCAGTGACCATGCCAGTTTTTGCTCCACCTAAAATCTTTATCTAAAAGACTGAAAAGGCCTGAAATAAATTGTGCAGATGCCTGAGCATTTGTCGTCAAATGAACATGAAATGAAGAAACCGTTGAGGCCTTTGTTAAATTTGTATCGTGTACAGTCTGTGCCAAATGAACAAACGTTTGTATGTTTACAGATTGAACTGTGACGATTACACTTCTGCTGTACTTAGGACTGAACCATGCAAGTGTGTGAAGAAAACTGCAATACAAAATGAAGTCCACCTGATGGCAGTGTTGCTCCTGTGTATCAAAAAGCTGCTCAGATGTCAGGGTCAAAGATTTCCTTCTTCATTCACAGTGCAGCCTGTTACTGCTGTTCCAGCACAGGAGACAACATCTATATTTTATCTCCTCAACATGACGGCGCTGTACTGTTGAAGTTGTGTATCTTCTCGCTTATCATGAAGGTGGACGATTAAAACTGTTGTGTGTCTCAATATCAGCCTCCTGATAGCCTGTTGTTTTCCCACACATGatattattttatgtttgtcATCATATAACTGCTTTTGTCAGACCAGGTAGTTGCAGTGCAGCGCTGGAATAGTCTCCTAAAAAGTCTCTGGCGACCTGTTATGGAGGAAGAAACGGTGCGATATATTTGTCTCCCTGCAACAAACATTAGTTGCTTGAATGCTAAAATAAAGAAGCAGggatttaaagcaacaatgcaACAAAGATTGTGCTTGTAGATGTTTTTGTTCCTGGCTGAGCAGTGACTTAATGTGGCTGCAGTAGCTGCTGGTGTGGAAAGTTTTCCCAAGCATTCTTAATGCTTATGTTTAAATTCAGATGAATTTAGGGCCCCCTtcccttttgatttttttaaagctccctCACATGCACGCAACCCACTCTACACATCCACTCTGTGGTTAGACACAAGAGTGCTTCAGAGATAGGCTACATACTACGATAGTAAGGCAACACCAtagtgtgtgtacatatgtgttTGCGTCCAGGCGTGTGTCGGGAAAACTAAATAGGACATTGTGTTACACAACTAACCCCTTCCTGACATTGCTGGAGCTGGAGTGGCTCCAAGGCTTGCAAGCGCTCCAGCTCCTCTTGGTTATCTAGGTCACAGCCTCTGAGGAGAAgagcctcagcagcagcagcggcagcggCAGCAGCCCTGCATGACACACGCTTcactctcctgtctgtctgaatcTCTTGACAAAACCTCAACACTGGCCCTGGTCGAataagagagggagggagagcagcgaggaggaagaaaaagttCCAGGCACGGCATAGGTGGAATGGTTGTGGGAGCACTCATGGAGGACACATGGAAATGGTAAAAGGCAACGTTGGATTACATTTATACAATACACAATCTGTCGGAACATAATCCACACAAGCAACAATCACAACGCTatggggagggagagaaaaaaaaaaaacaggcttcaTCCATAAGAGTCCAATCCCTGCTTGCAGAAGGCGATAGAATAGAGATAGTGGGGGGAGGGCTAAGCCAGAACACTCTCCATCCAGCCTTTATTGGAAAACTGTGCGAGTGAAGCTCGGTACTGAAATTAGTTATTGATCTATTCTCTCCCTGAAGCCCATGGGTCTTTCCCACCACACCTGCTCATTCTCTCACAGCCCTTTCTTTCCCCACAACACACTGTTTCTCTCAGCACTGCTTCAAGCCTCTGCTTGTTTCGtggttcttttattttctgcatatTGCCTttaaacacagaagttttgtccGAAATAAGATCCTCAACATTTAGCGAGAGAAAGTTTGAGATTTTTT
Proteins encoded in this region:
- the asb6 gene encoding ankyrin repeat and SOCS box protein 6; this translates as MPFLHGFRRIIYEYQPLVDAVMCVVGLEEGGAAAHVDRGRSPDEEAGLRKSLTELLERESHSEVFLEGISYALFKVAERGLVYAAETLLRYGADLNFEDPVSYYNPLHIAVLRNRPSMVKMLVGHGADIEKRDRIHESSPLDLAGEESERLPCLLTLLDLGADVNARDKHGKTPLLHALASSDGLTVHNTESIQHLLERGADVNASTVDGETVKSSLVFLVKEALDASVEDAAEIGNFCLKATRLLLAHGLDPSCCMNEDGEPSLTQTSLEHFDLFFPLAVLLIQSGASLVCSYHGDSCWSGYSLLLQRLHTSLQQCSDQSQASELLEQAEVLLDLAMVDVPLLQLSPQLELPAPGQDPHPYAQALVDLHNRAVQRDANPPALRCLCRAFIRSHLQPWPLEDRVKLLPLPDRMKDFLLPENSYTPKPGWEHFKPKQTQQ